In a genomic window of Lycium ferocissimum isolate CSIRO_LF1 chromosome 9, AGI_CSIRO_Lferr_CH_V1, whole genome shotgun sequence:
- the LOC132030227 gene encoding protein CYSTEINE-RICH TRANSMEMBRANE MODULE 11-like, translating into MNEPPKYAYPYPAQGYYQGPPVMPPPPPQYYTAPPPRRDPGFLEVWQLCVAVASSISVAATLPSSSCADLPLLLCLQYCSKCTICALF; encoded by the exons atgaatgagcctcCAAAGTACGCTTATCCTTACCCTGCTCAAG GATATTATCAAGGTCCACCAGTGAtgcctcccccccccccccaatacTACACAGCACCTCCCCCTAGAAGGGACCCTGGCTTTCTTGAGG TCTGGCAGCTCTGTGTTGCTGTTGCCTCATCGATAAGTGTTGCTGCGACCCTTCCATCATCTTCATGTGCTGATCTTCCATTGCTACTCTGCCTGCAGTACTGTTCAAAATGTACAATTTGTGCACTTTTCTAA